One stretch of Opisthocomus hoazin isolate bOpiHoa1 chromosome 18, bOpiHoa1.hap1, whole genome shotgun sequence DNA includes these proteins:
- the GID8 gene encoding glucose-induced degradation protein 8 homolog — MSYAEKPDEITKDEWMEKLNNLHIQRADMNRLIMNYLVTEGFKEAAEKFRMESGIEPSVDLETLDERIKIREMILKGQIQEAIALINSLHPELLDTNRYLYFHLQQQHLIELIRQRETEAALEFAQTQLAEQGEESRECLTEMERTLALLAFDNPEESPFGDLLNMMQRQKVWSEVNQAVLDYENRESTPKLAKLLKLLLWAQNELDQKKVKYPKMTDLSKGTIEEPK; from the exons ATGAGTTATGCAGAAAAACCTGATGAAATCACGAAAGATGAATGGATGGAAAAGCTTAATAACTTGCATATCCAGAGAGCAGATATGAACCGCCTTATCATGAACTACCTTGTTACAG agggctttaaagaagcagcagagaaatttCGAATGGAGTCTGGAATTGAACCCAGTGTTGATCTGGAGACTCTcgatgaaagaataaaaattcgAGAAATGATATTGAAAGGACAGATTCAAGAAGCCATTGCGTTAATAAACAGCCTCCATCCGGAATTGTTAGATACAAACAGATATCTTTACTTCCATTTGCAG CAGCAGCATTTGATTGAACTGATTCGGCAGCGTgagacagaagcagctctggaATTTGCTCAGACCCAATTAGCAGAGCAAGGCGAGGAGAGCAGGGAATGCCTGACAGAAATGGAGCGTACGCTGGCTTTGCTTGCCTTTGATAATCCTGAAGAATCACCATTTGGAGACTTGCTTAACATGATGCAGCGACAGAAG GTATGGAGTGAGGTTAATCAAGCTGTTCTAGACTATGAAAATCGTGAATCAACACCCAAGTTGGCAAAATTACTGAAACTACTACTGTGGGCTCAGAACGAGCTGGACCAGAAGAAAGTGAAATATCCCAAAATGACAGACCTCAGCAAGGGGACGATTGAAGAACCCAAGTAA